Part of the Triticum urartu cultivar G1812 chromosome 2, Tu2.1, whole genome shotgun sequence genome, GACTTGCAGTGCGGTTTACAAGAAGAGCATCTGAGTAAAGTGGATTATCTTTGAGTTCATCTCTGCTAACTCCTTGCACGTGCACTACGTCTCCTTCTCCTAGTTTTGTACTTCTCGATACTATCCCATACCATGAACGCGGATTGTCCAAAACAACAGGTACAGTCTTCGATATGAGGTCTATATCATATAAGGATTCCATTGCACAATAGCTCGTTTCCCATCTGCAAAAACATCACAGATTCAATTTCCAACTCAATTTGACAAAACAATGCAACAGGCAGACATAAGTGCTTAAGAAACAAGACCTTGGATTTGAAGTTGCGTTGCTTGAATCAATTATCCCCTTTGTGTTGTGCACTGAACTAAGGCACATCCTCGAGGGCATGACAAATATTCTGCAGAGAAACCACAATGCAGTGTCATTGCACATTAGCATATCCTGACCCACATTACACATAGCATTTGCACCAATTTGCCTCCTAAAAATGGATCATCCTTTGCAATTTGGAAGCATAATCTACAAAATTTTCACCACCGGGGTACCCATTCCCGTTTCATGAAGCCTAGAACCACCTTGCCACCTCACAGCAGGCCGCAGGAAGCGACGAGGACGAGAACGAGATTGATTTGTTACCTGTCGAGGAAGAGGGCCTCCTCGAGGGCGCAGCGGAGGCTGGACTCCTGGTGGCCGAGGCCGGCGCAGGAGCTGCAGTGCTTGCCGGGGCAGTCGATGCGGGCGCCCCAGTAGAGGTACTTGCGGCTGCTCTCCCGCTTGTCGACGCTCCTGGGCTGGAACCCCAGGTAGGAGAAGGAGTGGGTGAATGAGAGGACGCAGAGGATGGAGAGGACCGCCCCGGTGATGACAGCGGCGAGGATTGCCCTCGCGGTGGGCAGCGGCAGCGGGCTCCGCCGGCTGTGGCCGCCGGTGATCCGGTAGGGGATCGCCATgggagggagggggggggggggggggggggggggggggggggggggggggggggggggggggggggggggggggaccgaCAGAGCGATAGAGGGGCAAGGTTGTGCGCAAATGTCTATTTTTTCTATTCATTCTTTTTTTTGAGGGGTTTTTCTATTCATTCTTCGAAGTATTGGAAAGCGAGTAAGCAAGGTTGTGCGCAAATGTCTATTTTTTCTATTCATTCTTCGAAGTATTGGAAAGCGAGTAAGGAATCAATCTCTCAAGTGGGCCATGTTGCTTACGATGACGGGCCACTGGGCTAAAATATCCTTTGTGGGTGGACTGAGATTTGCTCAGGTGCTCCCTGAAAAAACGGGCGCACCTATATCTCGCCTTCAGCGAGTCTGAAGAgcgagctgggccggcccacgaGGCCGGGAGGCCAGAGCCTTTTTTTCTtttaccttttctgttttcttttataCTTTTGTTTATATTTGAAAATATCCTctcccccccctctctctctctctctatatatatatatatataatgttgaAATGGTATTTAGAAAATGTTGAACATGTATTTGAAAAGATATtgatcatgtatttgaaaaatattgaacatgaatttgaaaaatgttgaacaaggatttgaaaaatattgaataagtatttgaaaaattttgaacaagtatttgaaaaatattgaacAAATATTTGGAAAAATGTTGATTATGTATATAAAAATATTGAACAAATATTTGCAAAATGTTGAACAAATATATGAAAAAATGTTGGAAAAGTATTTGCAAAAATTTTGTtcatgtatataaaaatattgAATAAGCATTTGCAAAATATtgaacatgtatttgaaaaaaatgttgaa contains:
- the LOC125536088 gene encoding uncharacterized protein LOC125536088 isoform X1; translated protein: MAIPYRITGGHSRRSPLPLPTARAILAAVITGAVLSILCVLSFTHSFSYLGFQPRSVDKRESSRKYLYWGARIDCPGKHCSSCAGLGHQESSLRCALEEALFLDRIFVMPSRMCLSSVHNTKGIIDSSNATSNPRWETSYCAMESLYDIDLISKTVPVVLDNPRSWYGIVSRSTKLGEGDVVHVQGVSRDELKDNPLYSDALLVNRTASPLAWFMECKDRTKRTSVMLPYTFLPTMPARKLRVAARKIKEILGEYDAIHVRRGDLLKNRKDRFGVERSLHPHLDRDTRPEFIKRRIAKWIPKGRTLFIASNERTPGFFSPLSDRYKLAYSSNFSSILEPIIENNYQLFMVERLIMQGAKTFVKTMKELDSDLALCDDPKKNTKNWEVPVYTR